One Polycladomyces subterraneus genomic region harbors:
- the fabI gene encoding enoyl-ACP reductase FabI yields the protein MAKLMEGKRVLIMGVANKRSIAWAIAKSLHNQGAELAFTYQGERLERKVRELVDAEMPGSMLIECDVTSDEQIQSAFHKIEEEWGSLDGLVHSIAFAKSEDLSAPFYQTSRDGYALAQDISAYSLVACAKAAKPLMKNGGSIITMTYLGSERVLPNYNVMGVAKAALEASVRYLASELGPDGIRVNAISAGPIRTLAAKGVKDFNSILHVVEERAPLRRTTDPAEVGDTALFLCSDLSRGITGEVIHVDGGFNIMGM from the coding sequence ATGGCCAAATTGATGGAAGGTAAGCGGGTGCTGATCATGGGCGTGGCCAACAAGCGGAGCATCGCTTGGGCGATCGCCAAATCCCTGCACAATCAAGGAGCGGAATTGGCGTTTACATACCAAGGTGAACGGTTGGAACGCAAAGTGCGCGAACTGGTGGATGCTGAAATGCCGGGCTCGATGTTGATCGAATGCGATGTTACATCGGACGAACAAATTCAATCAGCCTTTCATAAGATTGAAGAGGAATGGGGCAGCCTGGACGGCTTAGTCCATAGTATCGCTTTTGCCAAGAGCGAAGACCTGAGCGCTCCGTTCTACCAAACTTCGCGTGACGGATACGCCCTGGCGCAAGATATCAGTGCGTACTCTCTGGTCGCCTGTGCCAAAGCAGCCAAACCGCTGATGAAAAACGGTGGCAGCATCATTACCATGACGTATCTGGGATCGGAGCGTGTCCTCCCCAACTACAACGTAATGGGCGTGGCCAAAGCGGCGTTGGAAGCGAGCGTCCGCTATTTAGCCTCTGAGCTGGGACCGGATGGAATCCGGGTGAACGCCATTTCGGCCGGACCGATCCGCACGTTGGCGGCCAAAGGGGTTAAGGACTTCAACTCCATACTGCATGTCGTGGAAGAACGCGCGCCGTTGCGTCGGACGACCGACCCCGCAGAAGTGGGGGATACAGCCCTGTTCTTGTGCAGTGACTTGTCCCGCGGCATTACCGGTGAGGTAATCCATGTGGACGGCGGATTCAATATCATGGGAATGTAA
- a CDS encoding bifunctional metallophosphatase/5'-nucleotidase: protein MNLKPPRWVASIILIFCFALILAAYPVAQATQDTPPRRMLLTIMSTSDLHGYIMPLDYTKNAPKDHGLAKIATLVKQVRQRNPHALLLDSGDTIQGSPMAYYHARVDNRPIDPMMLVMNHLRYDAMAIGNHEYNYGPQVFTKARGEADFPWLSANTLLKGTDQVYTKPYKIIKMPNGLRVGVLGLTTQFVPRWEDPKNIQNLEFVDVVQAAKKWVPIMKKKEKADVIFVSYHGGLEHKIGPNGEIIPLPESDGENQVYQLATQVPGIDVILAGHMHVPIADVRVNSVLITEPNKWGSHLSVVDMKLIQSHGKWIVQEKKAQLLEASRVQPDPGVLKLIESYEKQTQEFLDKPVGKIQGDMTVKDPMYTRTHDTALIQFINRVQMEASGATISSTALFSNDIRGLPSDVTVRDILSTYIYPNTLKVIKVTGKDIKDALERSATYFQQNNGSDPIAVNPIFEYPKPQHYNYDMWEGIRYTIDVSKPEGQRITELTDMNGQPLDMNKEYEIVLNNYRAGGGGGYNMFAGKPVVREVNVEVSELITNYIREHGTVQAETDGNWKVVGAKID from the coding sequence GTGAATCTCAAACCCCCACGCTGGGTGGCGTCCATCATCCTCATCTTTTGTTTTGCCCTCATCCTCGCAGCTTATCCCGTCGCCCAAGCCACCCAAGACACCCCGCCCCGACGCATGCTGTTAACCATCATGTCCACCAGCGACCTACACGGATACATCATGCCACTGGATTACACCAAAAATGCACCGAAAGACCACGGTCTTGCCAAGATCGCCACCCTGGTCAAACAAGTCCGTCAGCGCAATCCGCATGCCCTGCTACTGGACAGTGGTGATACGATCCAGGGTTCGCCGATGGCGTACTACCACGCACGGGTGGATAACCGTCCGATCGATCCGATGATGCTGGTGATGAACCATCTGCGATATGATGCGATGGCCATCGGGAACCATGAATACAACTACGGTCCGCAGGTGTTTACAAAAGCGCGGGGTGAAGCGGATTTCCCCTGGTTGTCAGCCAACACCCTGTTGAAGGGTACCGATCAGGTCTACACCAAGCCGTACAAAATCATCAAAATGCCCAACGGTCTGCGCGTCGGTGTCCTGGGGCTGACCACGCAGTTTGTGCCGCGCTGGGAAGATCCCAAAAACATTCAGAATCTGGAATTTGTGGATGTGGTGCAGGCAGCGAAAAAATGGGTGCCGATTATGAAGAAAAAAGAGAAGGCGGACGTGATCTTCGTCTCCTATCACGGCGGTTTGGAACACAAAATCGGACCGAACGGCGAGATCATCCCTCTACCGGAAAGCGACGGGGAGAATCAGGTATATCAATTGGCCACACAAGTGCCGGGGATTGACGTCATTTTGGCCGGTCACATGCATGTTCCCATCGCCGATGTCCGCGTAAACAGTGTCCTGATCACCGAACCCAACAAATGGGGGTCCCACCTGTCGGTGGTCGATATGAAACTGATCCAATCTCACGGCAAATGGATTGTACAGGAGAAAAAAGCGCAACTTCTCGAAGCGTCCCGAGTCCAACCCGACCCGGGAGTGCTCAAACTGATCGAATCCTACGAGAAACAAACACAGGAGTTTCTGGACAAACCCGTCGGTAAGATCCAAGGTGACATGACCGTAAAGGACCCGATGTATACGCGCACGCACGATACGGCATTGATCCAGTTCATCAATCGGGTACAGATGGAGGCAAGTGGTGCCACAATCTCCTCCACTGCGCTGTTCAGCAACGATATTCGCGGGCTGCCGTCCGATGTGACCGTGCGCGATATATTAAGCACTTACATTTATCCCAACACGCTGAAAGTGATCAAAGTGACCGGTAAAGACATCAAAGACGCATTGGAACGATCGGCCACCTATTTTCAGCAAAACAACGGTTCGGACCCGATTGCGGTCAATCCAATCTTCGAGTATCCGAAACCGCAACACTATAATTACGACATGTGGGAAGGCATTCGCTACACCATCGACGTCTCCAAGCCGGAAGGACAACGGATCACCGAACTGACCGATATGAACGGTCAACCTTTGGACATGAACAAGGAATATGAAATCGTGCTGAACAACTACCGCGCCGGCGGAGGTGGCGGATACAACATGTTTGCCGGAAAACCGGTGGTACGAGAGGTCAATGTGGAGGTCTCCGAATTGATCACCAACTACATCCGTGAACACGGGACGGTGCAGGCGGAGACGGATGGAAACTGGAAAGTGGTCGGCGCCAAAATTGATTAG
- a CDS encoding bifunctional homocysteine S-methyltransferase/methylenetetrahydrofolate reductase — translation MSGRDLRQCLQNGLLVGDGAMATYLYQQGIPVGICYEELSLTQPDVIRSVHRAYYEAGARLIETNTYGANRERLERYGLAGKVTRINREAVAVARSAVGDDALVVGSIGSILAGRVPHFDTEAYRDMYEEQATALLHAGVDGIVLETFLDLEELLLAVEVIRPLTDRPIIAQLALLEVARTRDAYTLDEAFSHLAKSGVDGVGFNCRLGPTELLRALEQTVIPSDLWISVFPNAGRLGLVDGNYEYQTSPAYFGESALRLREQGVRIIGGCCGTTPAHIRAMAESLRDLPPLPRVNPKNKAEASARRVPIHLRQRTKPTIVERVKREYTVIVELDPPKDLETSSFLEGAARLHTAGAAAITMADNSLATTRMSNMALGAIVKSQLGIDPLVHITCRDRNLIGQQSHVMGLHALGIDQVLVITGDPTRIGDLPGASSIYDVTSFELIRMLKQLNEGISFSGKPLKQRAQFVVGAAFNPHVRHLDAAVRRLEKKVEAGADFIMTQPVYDADGIRQIAEATAHLDIPVFIGIMPLTGYRNALFLHNEVPGIKIPADVLERMKDLKGEEGRKMGVTIAKELLDVAMAHFRGIYLITPFAYWQMTEELTRYVLQAKPNALVQGASGRG, via the coding sequence GTGTCAGGACGAGATTTGCGCCAGTGTTTGCAAAACGGTTTGCTCGTCGGGGACGGGGCGATGGCCACGTACCTGTACCAACAGGGCATACCGGTGGGAATTTGTTATGAGGAGCTGTCGCTGACGCAACCAGATGTGATCCGTTCGGTCCATCGAGCCTATTATGAGGCGGGTGCGCGCCTGATCGAAACCAATACGTACGGTGCCAACCGGGAGCGATTGGAGCGCTACGGACTGGCGGGGAAAGTGACACGGATCAACCGTGAGGCGGTGGCGGTGGCCCGTTCCGCTGTGGGTGACGATGCGCTTGTCGTCGGGTCGATCGGGTCGATTTTGGCCGGGAGAGTGCCGCATTTCGACACTGAAGCGTACCGCGACATGTATGAGGAACAGGCCACGGCACTGTTGCACGCCGGGGTGGACGGGATCGTGCTGGAGACGTTTCTTGATTTGGAAGAACTGCTCTTGGCTGTGGAGGTGATCCGTCCGCTGACGGACCGGCCGATCATCGCGCAGTTGGCTTTGTTGGAAGTGGCACGGACACGGGATGCCTATACGTTGGATGAGGCATTCTCCCATTTGGCCAAAAGCGGGGTGGATGGTGTCGGGTTCAATTGCCGATTGGGGCCGACAGAATTGTTACGCGCGTTGGAACAGACGGTAATTCCTTCTGACTTGTGGATTTCCGTTTTCCCCAACGCGGGACGGCTGGGATTGGTTGACGGGAATTACGAATACCAGACATCGCCCGCCTATTTCGGTGAGTCCGCATTGCGATTGCGTGAGCAGGGGGTGCGCATCATCGGCGGTTGTTGTGGTACTACGCCGGCGCACATTCGGGCAATGGCCGAATCGCTCCGGGATTTGCCCCCTCTGCCGCGGGTGAACCCGAAAAACAAGGCCGAGGCATCCGCCCGCCGCGTGCCGATCCATTTGCGCCAACGCACCAAACCGACGATCGTCGAGCGGGTCAAGCGGGAATACACCGTCATCGTGGAGCTGGACCCGCCCAAGGATCTGGAAACTTCCTCGTTCCTGGAAGGAGCTGCTCGCCTGCATACGGCGGGAGCGGCGGCGATCACCATGGCGGACAATTCGTTGGCCACCACGCGGATGAGCAACATGGCGCTGGGGGCGATCGTCAAATCACAATTGGGCATTGATCCATTGGTCCACATCACTTGCCGAGACCGCAATCTGATTGGGCAACAATCCCACGTGATGGGACTGCACGCGCTGGGTATCGACCAAGTGCTGGTCATCACGGGGGACCCGACTCGAATCGGCGATTTGCCTGGGGCCAGTTCTATCTACGACGTCACCTCATTTGAACTGATCCGTATGCTCAAACAGCTCAACGAAGGCATTTCCTTCTCTGGCAAACCGCTGAAGCAACGGGCACAATTCGTGGTCGGTGCCGCATTCAACCCGCACGTGCGCCATTTGGACGCGGCTGTTCGACGACTGGAGAAAAAAGTGGAGGCCGGAGCCGATTTCATCATGACTCAGCCCGTTTACGATGCCGATGGAATCCGCCAGATCGCTGAAGCGACTGCCCATTTGGACATCCCGGTGTTTATCGGTATTATGCCGTTGACCGGTTACCGCAATGCACTCTTTTTGCACAATGAGGTACCAGGGATTAAAATACCGGCGGACGTGTTGGAGCGGATGAAAGACCTGAAAGGGGAAGAGGGAAGGAAAATGGGCGTCACGATCGCCAAGGAGCTGCTGGATGTGGCAATGGCGCACTTTCGAGGTATTTATCTGATCACACCGTTTGCGTATTGGCAAATGACGGAGGAGTTGACTCGCTACGTTCTCCAGGCAAAGCCGAACGCATTGGTACAGGGCGCCAGCGGGCGGGGATAA
- a CDS encoding 4-hydroxy-3-methylbut-2-enyl diphosphate reductase, with protein MEVRKITPRGYCYGVVDAMVLARQAAKNLDLPRPIYILGMIVHNRHVVKAFEEEGIITLDGANRLELLEKVDKGTVIFTAHGVSPEVRRRAREKGLTIVDATCPDVTRTHELIKEKVAEGYEVVYIGKSGHPEPEGAMGVAKGHVHLVETEEDIEKLDLKTDKVLVTNQTTMSQWDTAHLMNKVREKYPTAEIHNEICLATQERQEAVAEQAKGTDLVIVVGDPRSNNSNRLAQVAKEIAGVDAVRVSDVTEIQPEWLFGKKLVGVTAGASTPTPITREVIQYLEQFDENDPSTWKPKRTVNMKKLLPPVREKKVQ; from the coding sequence ATGGAAGTGAGAAAAATCACCCCACGAGGGTATTGTTACGGTGTGGTAGATGCCATGGTGTTGGCACGGCAGGCGGCAAAAAACCTGGACTTGCCGCGGCCGATTTACATCTTGGGCATGATCGTGCACAACCGTCATGTGGTGAAGGCGTTTGAAGAGGAAGGCATCATTACACTGGACGGGGCCAATCGGTTGGAACTTTTGGAGAAAGTGGACAAAGGAACTGTCATTTTCACCGCTCATGGTGTATCTCCGGAGGTGCGGCGACGGGCACGAGAAAAAGGCCTCACGATTGTGGACGCCACTTGTCCGGATGTGACTCGCACCCATGAATTGATCAAGGAAAAAGTAGCGGAAGGCTACGAAGTGGTTTATATCGGCAAAAGCGGTCATCCTGAACCGGAGGGCGCGATGGGGGTGGCCAAGGGTCACGTGCATCTGGTAGAAACGGAAGAGGACATAGAAAAGTTGGATCTCAAAACGGACAAGGTGCTGGTGACCAACCAAACCACCATGAGCCAGTGGGACACTGCGCATCTGATGAACAAAGTGCGGGAGAAATATCCGACTGCAGAGATCCACAACGAGATTTGCCTGGCTACCCAGGAGCGGCAGGAAGCGGTAGCCGAACAAGCCAAAGGAACGGATCTGGTGATCGTGGTCGGAGACCCCCGTAGCAACAATTCCAACCGTTTGGCACAGGTGGCGAAGGAAATTGCCGGTGTCGATGCGGTTCGCGTCAGTGATGTGACGGAAATTCAACCGGAGTGGTTGTTTGGCAAAAAGTTGGTGGGAGTGACGGCGGGGGCTTCGACACCCACACCAATTACGCGCGAAGTGATTCAGTATCTGGAGCAGTTCGACGAAAACGATCCATCTACTTGGAAACCGAAACGAACGGTCAATATGAAAAAGCTGTTGCCCCCCGTACGGGAGAAAAAAGTGCAATAA
- a CDS encoding ABC transporter substrate-binding protein yields MFYHRSVKLTVGRSWIIWSLCLCLLLTGCMSPMAASASQSPVTVHHELGETTVKSPPKRVVLTDPYLLEVTSAMRIHPIGVAKENEKQTGIPSYLKGSIQTNFKWVGTKQQPDLNAILKLKPDLIIADVGQKQWYPQFSSMAPTLVVRGTGADHWQKVANLLGVVFQKTGQAQALLKRSQQTADRVRALSSRYQGMKVLPVEVTGPHRVRAYTKMSDLAVLLDDVGLGVSFSKQKQPYVDLDGGKLAGLPADTLIVLRKPSDPPGQIKKDPVLRQLPAVKAGRVVELTAEWALKRNGPLSDEKLMNELYGQLTKGLSWKNPEPAHHMQPAKSEPSKVE; encoded by the coding sequence ATGTTCTATCACCGTTCCGTGAAACTGACGGTTGGGCGGTCATGGATAATCTGGAGCTTGTGTCTTTGTTTGCTCCTTACCGGCTGTATGTCACCAATGGCGGCATCTGCTTCGCAATCGCCGGTGACGGTGCATCACGAGCTGGGTGAGACAACGGTGAAATCACCGCCTAAACGGGTGGTGCTGACTGATCCTTATCTGTTGGAAGTCACGTCGGCCATGAGGATTCATCCGATCGGCGTGGCCAAGGAGAATGAAAAACAAACGGGTATTCCAAGCTATTTGAAAGGGAGTATCCAAACCAACTTCAAGTGGGTCGGTACCAAACAGCAACCAGATTTGAACGCCATCCTCAAATTGAAACCCGATCTGATCATCGCCGATGTTGGTCAAAAGCAATGGTATCCTCAATTTTCTTCTATGGCGCCGACATTAGTGGTTCGGGGGACGGGAGCAGATCATTGGCAGAAAGTGGCCAATCTCCTGGGCGTGGTGTTTCAAAAAACGGGACAAGCACAGGCATTGCTGAAGAGAAGTCAGCAAACGGCTGATCGTGTCCGCGCATTGTCGTCCCGGTACCAGGGGATGAAAGTGTTGCCGGTGGAAGTAACTGGTCCCCATCGCGTGCGGGCGTACACGAAAATGTCGGATTTAGCCGTTTTGTTGGACGATGTAGGATTGGGGGTTTCCTTTTCTAAGCAAAAACAACCGTATGTGGATCTGGATGGCGGCAAATTGGCGGGTCTTCCTGCAGATACGCTGATCGTATTGCGCAAACCTTCGGATCCACCGGGTCAAATCAAAAAGGACCCGGTCCTACGGCAACTTCCGGCAGTCAAAGCCGGACGGGTGGTGGAATTGACGGCGGAATGGGCGTTGAAGCGAAATGGACCACTGTCCGACGAAAAACTGATGAACGAGTTATACGGACAATTAACCAAGGGTTTGAGCTGGAAAAATCCAGAACCGGCTCATCATATGCAACCGGCTAAGTCCGAACCTTCAAAAGTGGAATAA
- the speD gene encoding adenosylmethionine decarboxylase — protein MEYSTFGRHVAMDAWGVDFDLLNDASWLERQMVEAAKKCGATVLSVQSKQFKPQGATVLVLLSESHISIHTYPEKGFAALDCYTCGHTVDPMLAIEHMLEVLKPTQAFPKLLKRGEGPIEVVQPILTEKEVTV, from the coding sequence ATGGAATACTCCACTTTCGGAAGACATGTGGCCATGGATGCGTGGGGCGTTGATTTTGATCTGCTCAACGACGCCTCCTGGTTGGAACGCCAAATGGTGGAAGCGGCCAAGAAGTGTGGAGCGACGGTTTTGTCCGTTCAATCCAAACAATTCAAGCCTCAGGGTGCTACGGTTCTGGTATTGCTGTCAGAAAGTCACATTTCTATCCACACCTATCCTGAAAAAGGGTTTGCAGCATTGGACTGCTATACCTGTGGCCACACGGTTGATCCGATGCTGGCGATCGAGCACATGCTGGAAGTCCTGAAGCCGACGCAAGCGTTCCCGAAATTGCTGAAGCGCGGCGAAGGCCCAATCGAGGTCGTTCAACCTATTTTAACTGAGAAAGAAGTTACGGTTTAA
- a CDS encoding NAD(P)/FAD-dependent oxidoreductase: MRYDVIVIGGGPAGLMASASAGMHGAKVLLLEKGEKLGRKLAISGGGRCNVTNIKEIDELIRHIPGNGRFLYSVFSIFNNRDLVRFFEEMGVPLKEEENGRMFPVSDSAKSVVRALVKKVEAVGTDIRLNMPVQRVLYENGKVKGVLCRNGEVWEAPAVVVAVGGKAVPQTGSTGDGYAWAEEAGHTITELFPTEVPLTSSEPLIQNKVLQGLSLRDVVLTVYNPRGKKLVQHRGDMIFTHFGLSGPAALRCSQFVIKALKKSGASSTPLVIDLFPDHSQGQLEQRWWEVRQQHPKKTVRNALRAFLPERLIPVLMERAHLPEDLTVSHLSRELLQRLCREAKHLTMMIDGTLPLEKAFVTGGGVHVKEIDPKTMQSKKMRGLYFCGEILDIHGYTGGYNITAASCTGYVAGKSAAEQVLATLCEERNTL, from the coding sequence ATGAGGTACGATGTTATCGTGATCGGCGGCGGCCCGGCCGGGTTGATGGCAAGCGCGTCTGCCGGTATGCACGGCGCCAAAGTGCTGCTGCTGGAGAAGGGCGAAAAACTGGGAAGAAAGCTGGCCATATCGGGAGGCGGTCGGTGTAATGTCACAAATATCAAGGAAATCGATGAACTGATCCGGCACATCCCGGGAAACGGCCGCTTTCTCTACAGCGTGTTTTCCATTTTTAACAATCGGGATTTGGTCCGCTTTTTTGAAGAAATGGGGGTCCCGTTGAAGGAAGAGGAAAATGGGCGCATGTTTCCCGTATCAGACAGTGCCAAATCGGTGGTGCGGGCACTGGTGAAAAAGGTGGAAGCGGTAGGGACCGATATTCGCCTCAATATGCCGGTTCAGCGTGTTTTGTATGAAAACGGGAAAGTCAAGGGAGTGCTATGTCGAAACGGCGAGGTGTGGGAGGCGCCAGCCGTCGTCGTGGCGGTGGGAGGAAAAGCGGTTCCCCAGACCGGTTCCACCGGGGACGGCTACGCTTGGGCGGAAGAAGCGGGACATACCATCACCGAACTGTTCCCGACCGAGGTGCCGCTGACGTCGTCCGAGCCCTTGATTCAGAACAAAGTGTTGCAAGGCCTTTCCTTGCGCGATGTCGTTCTCACCGTCTACAATCCCCGGGGCAAAAAGCTGGTCCAACATCGCGGGGACATGATCTTTACCCATTTCGGCCTCTCCGGTCCGGCAGCATTGAGATGCAGTCAGTTTGTCATCAAAGCCTTGAAAAAGTCGGGTGCATCTTCGACACCACTGGTCATCGACCTCTTTCCTGATCATTCACAGGGGCAACTGGAACAACGATGGTGGGAAGTAAGGCAACAACATCCCAAGAAAACAGTGCGAAATGCATTGCGAGCGTTTCTGCCTGAAAGGCTGATTCCGGTTTTGATGGAGCGGGCTCATCTTCCCGAAGATCTGACCGTATCACATCTCTCCCGTGAGCTACTACAGCGACTTTGCCGGGAGGCCAAACACTTGACCATGATGATTGATGGGACATTGCCGCTGGAAAAAGCGTTTGTGACCGGTGGGGGTGTTCATGTGAAGGAGATCGACCCCAAAACCATGCAGTCCAAAAAAATGCGTGGTTTGTATTTTTGTGGCGAAATCCTGGACATTCACGGCTATACGGGTGGTTACAACATTACCGCCGCTTCCTGCACCGGATATGTGGCCGGCAAGAGCGCTGCTGAACAGGTCCTCGCAACTCTTTGTGAGGAACGAAATACTCTTTGA
- a CDS encoding DUF2512 family protein has product MNGLLKFIIYATILDSAPHLLPDVHYQHTMIPFILALFFAVVGHFADRWILPWLGNGPSTVAGTVFMLSVMVVGSIELSYWWISLGSAVIIGMVMGAVEWVMHRYILRYRHGIKNGGQ; this is encoded by the coding sequence ATGAACGGATTACTCAAATTCATCATTTACGCCACCATTCTGGACTCGGCCCCTCATTTGCTGCCCGACGTACACTACCAGCATACGATGATTCCGTTCATTCTGGCATTGTTTTTTGCGGTCGTCGGACATTTTGCCGACCGATGGATTTTGCCCTGGTTGGGGAACGGTCCATCCACCGTGGCAGGAACCGTTTTTATGCTGAGCGTCATGGTCGTCGGATCGATCGAGTTGTCCTATTGGTGGATCTCATTGGGTTCTGCCGTCATCATCGGGATGGTAATGGGTGCGGTGGAATGGGTGATGCACCGTTACATCCTTCGGTATCGGCACGGCATAAAAAATGGAGGACAGTAG
- a CDS encoding DUF1811 family protein: MKLFSQMSEEELRLEIDRLQMEETRARRFGMTSEAEVLRQRRALARSYLTDASRIQSGVVYEVEDHPDRFHVEKINGVMAWGKWEGGRETVAIPISLIRLPEEDNR; encoded by the coding sequence ATGAAACTGTTCAGTCAAATGAGCGAAGAAGAGCTTCGTTTGGAAATAGACCGCTTACAGATGGAAGAAACGCGCGCCCGCCGTTTCGGTATGACGAGTGAAGCCGAAGTACTGCGTCAACGCCGGGCACTGGCCCGCTCCTATCTAACGGACGCTTCGCGCATCCAATCCGGTGTCGTGTACGAGGTGGAGGATCACCCCGACCGTTTCCACGTCGAAAAAATCAACGGCGTCATGGCATGGGGCAAATGGGAAGGCGGACGAGAAACCGTCGCGATTCCGATCAGTCTCATCCGCCTTCCGGAAGAAGATAACCGCTGA